The sequence CGCTCGTTGCGGGACTTAACCCAACATCTCACGACACGAGCTGACGACAGCCATGCACCACCTGTCACCGGCCCAAAAAGGACCCACCATCTCTGATGGTTTTCCGGCAATGTCAAGCCTTGGTAAGGTTCTTCGCGTTGCGTCGAATTAAGCAACATGCTCCGCCGCTTGTGCGGGCCCCCGTCAATTCCTTTGAGTTTTAGCCTTGCGGCCGTACTCCCCAGGCGGGGCGCTTAATGCGTTAGCTGCGGCGCGGAATCCGTGGAAGGACCCCACACCTAGCGCCCAACGTTTACGGCGTGGACTACCAGGGTATCTAATCCTGTTCGCTCCCCACGCTTTCGCTCCTCAGCGTCAGTACAGGCCCAGAGAACCGCCTTCGCCACCGGTGTTCCTCCCGATATCTGCGCATTTCACCGCTACACCGGGAATTCCATTCTCCCCTACCTGCCTCTAGTCTGCCCGTATCCACCGCAGACCCACGGTTAAGCCGTGGGCTTTCACGACAGACGCGACAAACCGCCTACGAGCTCTTTACGCCCAATAATTCCGGACAACGCTTGCGCCCTACGTATTACCGCGGCTGCTGGCACGTAGTTAGCCGGCGCTTCTTCTGCAGGTACCGTCACGTTAGCTTCGTCCCTGCTGAAAGAGGTTTACAACCCGAAGGCCGTCATCCCTCACGCGGCGTCGCTGCGTCAGGCTTCCGCCCATTGCGCAATATTCCCCACTGCTGCCTCCCGTAGGAGTCTGGGCCGTGTCTCAGTCCCAGTGTGACCGGTCGCCCTCTCAGGCCGGTTACCCGTCGTCGCCTTGGTAGGCCATCACCCCACCAACAAGCTGATAGGCCGCGAGCCCATCCCCAACCGAAAAACTTTCCACCACCCGATCATGCGATCAGCGGTTACATCCGGTATTAGACCCAGTTTCCCGGGCTTATCCCAAAGTCAGGGGCAGGTTGCTCACGTGTTACTCACCCGTTCGCCGCTCGAGTACCCCCGAAGGGGCCTTTCCGCTCGACTTGCATGTGTTAAGCACGCCGCCAGCGTTCGTCCTGAGCCAGGATCAAACTCTCCATCAAGGTCACACGACCAACCAGGGGGCGAACCCCGACCGGCCAAACCTCAGGAAACAATCCCAGCATCACCATCCCCCACAAGGAGGGACAGCATTGCCTCAAAGAAATCCCCACCACCCCCGAAGAGATGGCACGGGGCGACCCGGCCGTTGAAGACCGAGCCGATAAAGGCACTGGCTTTTAACACGCTGTTGAGTTCTCAAGAAACGGACACCCACCGCGCTGGACCCGCTTTCGCGTTTCCCGCCCCGGGGCGACTCGTATTACTTTATCAGATCCGCTCGGACTGTCAATTCCGGGCTTTTCCGATACGCCATTCCGGTTCCGCTTGCGCGGTTCCTTCCCGGCGGTGGAGCTATTTCATCAGATCCGGCCCGATTGTCAAAACCGAGCCTTTCCGACCCACCACGGCACGCCGGGCACGGCGAGGCCGTGTCGGCTGTTTCGTAGGTGGTTTCCCCATGCTTCGGCCGGCCGCCATGCGGGCGTCCTGCATCCGTGAGGGGACGAGGGGTTAACCTACGCGGCCGGAGCGCCGCCGTCAAATCGGCGCCCCGGCGGGTTGCTCCTCTGCCAGGTTGCGGCGTATTGGGGGAACCTGGAGTGGCCTGTCACCATCTACCTAAGTAGATCACCCAGCCCAAGTAGGAGAGGTACCGACATGGCCTACCCACCCGCCCCGCCGCCGCCCCCGACCTCCGGCGCCGGCTCTCCTCCCCCGAACCATCTCGCATGGGCGATCGCGACCACGATCCTGTGCTGCCTGCCCGCCGGCGTCGTGTCCATCGTCTACGCCGCCCAGGTCAACTCCAAGTGGTCGGCCGGCGACCAGGCCGGCGCGCTCAAGTCGTCCAACAACGCGAAGACCTGGGCGATCGTGTCCGCGGTCCTCGGCGTGGTCGTCGGTGCCATCTACTTCGTCATCGCCCTGATGGGGAACAGCGGCAGCTGACCGATGACGGACGAGCCCCAGCCCGTCCCGCTCTCGCGGGGCGGGCTGGTCCCCGAGGTACGAGGCGGTGCTCGACGGCGCCTCGCCGCCCGGTTGCTGCGGCCGGGCGGGGTGCTGATCCTCAGCGTCGCGGCCGTCTCGTACGTCGCCGCGGTAGACCCCAACGAGGCAGGGCACTATCCGACCTGCCCGTTCCTCGCTCTCACCGGTTTCCAGTGCCCAGGCTGCGGATCGATGCGCACCGTGCACGCGCTCGCCCACGGTCATCTCCAAGAGGCGTTCGGTCTGAATGTGCTGACCGTCGCGATGCTCCCGGTTCTGGTGTTCTTCTGGCTCCGTTGGGCCAGGGCCCGCGCCCTGGATCGTCCGGTGAGGACGAAGGTGGCGCACCCCGCACTGATCTGGATCCTGTTCGGCACCATCCTTCTCTTCTGGCTGATCAGAAACCTGCCGGTCGGATCGGCCCTCGCCGCCTGACCACGACCGGCCAGGGCCGGGCCGACCCCGTCGCTCCGGGCGAGCTAAGGGTGGCCACTCCCCTTGTCAGGCGGGTGGGACGTGCCGCCGCGGACCTTGCCTGAGTGGTTGCCGCGTCAGCTGCGCGCGGTCCTCCCTGCGTTGTCCGCAGGAGGGCCTGTGCGGTCGGCGAGATAGGCGTATACATACCGTCAGGTTGTTGTCGCTCTCAGAAAGCTGTGACGCCTGAGGTGGTCCGGAGACGTGGGGCCCAGGTGCTCCAGGGCCTGGGAGCCGCGGGTCGGTTGCCCGGTTCTCGGACGCCGACGGGCGCGTCAGGCCGGGTCGGTGAAGGCGGGCGGGCGCTTGTCGAAGTAGGCGCGGACGGCCTCGACCTGGTTCGGGCTTCCGCGCAGGGCGCCGAGCGTCCGGGACTCCTCCAGGAACTGGCCGGCCAGGTCGGTGTCGGCGGCGCGGTTGAGCAGGCGCTTGGCCCCGCGGACGGCCTCGGGGCTGTTCGCGGCTATCTCGCGGGCGAGTTCCGTCGCGGCGGAGTGGGGGTCGTCGGCGGTGCGGGTGGCCAAGCCCAGGCGTACGGCGTCCGCGCCGGAGACCCTACGGCCGGTGAAGGTGAGCTCCTTCGCGACGTCCTCTCCGACGAGACGGATCAGCGCGGCCGTGCCGGTCATGTCGGGCACCAGACCCCAGCGGATCTCCAGGACCGACAGGCGCGCGTCCGGGGCGACGATCCGGATGTCGGCGCCGAGCGCGACCTGCAGGCCGCCGCCGAGGGCGTGCCCGTGGACGGCGGCGATGACGGGCTGCGGCAGCTCCCGCCACACGTGCACGGCCTGCTGTCCGAGGTTGGTGATGCGCCCCGGCTCGCGCGCGGTGATGTCGTCGGCGCGCCGCCCGGCGCCGTCGCCGGCCATGGCGGCGAATCCGGCGAAGTCCAGGCCGGCGCAGAACGCGCGGCCCTCCCCCGACAGCACCACGGCCCGGACGGAGGCGTCGGCGGCGAGGGCGTCCCCGGCCTGGGCGAGCGCCTCGAACATGGCGAGGTCGAGGGCGTTCAGCTTGTCGGGACGGTTGAGCCGCACGTCGGCGACCCCCTCGTGGACGTGCACGGTGACGCGGTCGGTCATGGCGGGGTCCCTCTCATCCTCGCGGTCCTCTCCGGGGACGATTCCATGCGGCGCCCCGCCGGTCGAGGGCGACGGTCAGGTCACGGGGACGAGCCTCGCCCCGGTGAGCCGGCCGTCGTCGATGTCCAGGAGCCCGAGGGTGCCGTGCGGCTGGCGGCGCCGGTCGGTCGGCGACCCGGGGTTGAAGATGCGGACGCCGTCGCCGGTCTCGTCCAGCGGGATGTGCGAGTGCCCGAACACCACGAGGTCGGCGCCGGGGAACCAGCGCCGCATCCGTGCGGTGCGGCCCCGGGCCTGGCCGCTGTCGTGGACCATCGCGACGGCGAGGCCGTCCAGGTCGAGTTCGAGACGTTCGGGCGCGCCCCACTCGGCCACGTCCGGCCCGTCGTTGTTGCCGAGGACGGCGTGGACGGGCGCGAATGCGGCCAGCTCGTCGAGGACGGACGCGACGCACACGTCGCCGGCGTGCAGGATCACGTCGGCGTCCCGCAGGTGCTCGGCCACCCGCGGCGGGCACGACTTCCAGCGCCGGGGCGCGTGGGTGTCGGAGATGGCCACCGCTCTCATGTCCTCCATTGTCCCGTAGGGAGCAGACCGGGCCGGATGCGGGACGGCCATCGGCGGTGTGCGGCCTCTACTCCCAAGTCGAGGGCGCCGGGCCGGCGCCGGACGGCGCGGCGATGGGAGCGGCCCGTGTCGTGGCGGGGAAAGGCGGGTGATTTTGCCACGGCAGGTCTCGGACACGCGTGGGAAACAACTGTAAGCACGCAGTCATTACTGCGGACTGAACTGCGGAGTTACGCTCGAATTCCTCGCGATCGTCCAGAAGGACTCGGCCGTACGCCCCCGGTCGTTCTTTCCGACACGGCGACCCAGCACCGCGAGGGCACAGTGAGGGCGGCCGGGCCCGAGGAGGATGATCACTCCCTTGCACCGGCCCCGGACCCGGCCGCCTCTCCACCCGCCCGGGGCGGGCTACGGGGTCAGGTAGAGCTTGCGGTCGAAGACCCCGGAGCCCGGCGTGCTCTCACCGCGGGCGATGGCGGAGCCGCTGCCGGTGCCGTCGGACGGGCAGAGGCCGCTGCTTCCCGACTGCCGCACGAGCGTGATGTTGTCGGACCTGCCCTGCGCGTCGTCCTGGTTCGGCAGCGGGCGGTTCGGGTTGTCGCGGTTGTAGACGTCGAAGCGCAGACCGTCGGTGCCCCCCGTCCGGAATCCGTAGTAGCAGGTGACGGTGATGCCGAGGATCTTGCCCTCCATCTTGAAGCGAAGGCCGCCGCTGATGGAAAGGGTGCCGTCCCGGCCGCCGGAGACCGGGTCGTAGGCGACGCTCCCGCTCTTGTCGGGCATCTGCCCGAGGTCGAGGTCGGTGGCCGGGGAGCTGAGGCCGTTGGAGGTCCGGCACGCGCCGATCGACGCGGCGGTCAGCTCGCCCGCGCCGGTGGACTGGACGGTGCCCTGCAGGTCGGCGCCGTCGCATGAGCCGGTCACCTTCACGCCCAGGTAGTTGACGGAGAACGTGAGCGCTCCGACGGTGGCGACCTGCCAGTTGCCGGAGTAGGGCGCTCCGGTGGCGGTCTCCTGGCGGATCGTGGTGGTGGCGGCGGACGCGGCGGGCGCCGTCAGGGCCAGCGCGGCGGAGGCGGCCGCCAGGGACGCGGCCGGCCTGATGGGAGCCTTCACGGGGTTCCTCCTCGGGGAGAGGGATTTGACTTTTTCTACCCGAGTGGCCGTGAAAAGCAAGACCCCGTTCAGCCGGATATTCACAGTCTAGAGAATTCCGCTAAACGGGGGCGGCCGGACACTAAGCTGACCGTGATATCGACCGAAGAGTTAAGCACTTTGTGCGCAGAAACGGGATGGCGCGCGGCCGGGACGGGAGGTAGGGACGGAACCCGGCCGCGCGCCTGGCCGTCAGTGGAACACGGGCTTCATCGCGTACACGCGGTTCGGCTTGTTGTAGCCGAAGAAGACGCGGGTGCCGCGGCCGGCGGGCGCGACCGCCAGCCCCTCGCTCTCCCCGGTCAGCGGGATGTCGATCGCCTCCAGGGTCGTCCCTGCCCGGTCCAGCACGGTGATGGTGTCGTTGGTGTAGTAGAGGACCTTGTCGCCGGCCATCTCCAGGCCCTGCGGGACGCCCTGGTAGCCGAGGTCGAAGGTCGAGCGGACGGTGCCGTCGAGGTCGGTGAACGCGAACACGAACGGGCCCTGGTCACCCGGTCCGGCGTGCACGAGCAGGCCGTCGCGCCGGTTGTCGACCGCGACCAGGCCGGAGTTGCCGAGCGAGCCGAAGTCGATGGTGCGCACGACCTCCGGCTCGCCGCTCCAGTCCACGACGTTGACCTTGGTCGGGTTCGTCCCGCCGCCGGTGGCGACGTAGAGGAGCCCGTCGCGGTCGCGGACGCTGATCTCGGCGGCGTGCCCGACGGCAAGCGGCGCGCTCTCCTTGAGGGTGGTGCCGTCGCGGTCGTACTCGCGGATGACGCCGTGGCCGCCGCCCACGTCGAAGCCGACGTAGAAGCGGCCGCGGCGGTAGGCGAGACCCTGCATGTTGTCGGTGTGGGGGACGTTGAACAGCAGATCGAAGGTGTAGGTGCGTCCGTCGGCCGCGGCGGGGCGGGCGCCGGCCAGGGCGGCGGCTCCGGCGAGCGTGGCGGCGCCCGCGAAGCCGAGGACTCTGCGGCGGGTGAGAGCGGCCTCGCCGAGTCCGGGTCCGTGCATCGTGCCTCCTTGTGGGGGGGTGGTGGGGAGGAAGGTCAGGGGCGGGCCGGCCGGGGAGCCTCCAGCGCCTCGGGGTTCGCGCAGTGCAGGAGGGGCTCGCCGCGCACGTGGCGGCCGACGTCGGCGGCGAGGATGCGGGCCGCGTTGGCGGCGGTCTGCTTGCTGGCCCCGGCCAGGTGCGGCGTGACGATGATGTTCGGGGTGGTCAGCAGCCGCGACCCGGCCGGGATCGGCTCCTCGGGGAAGACGTCGAAGGCGGCGGCGAACAGGTGCCCGGACTCGGCGGCGTCGCAGACGGCCTCGTAGTCCAGCAGCGACCCGCGCGCGCAGTTGACGATGATGGAGCCGGGTGGCATCGCGGCGATCTGCGCGGCGCCGATCATCCCCGTGGTCTGCGGCGTCGCGCGGGCGTGCAGGGAGACGATCTGCGCGCGCGCCAGCAGTTCGTCCAGCGGGACGAGTTCGGCGATGCCGGACAGGTCGCCGAGGTCGTCCAGGTACGGGTCGTGGACGAGCACGCGGGCGCCGAGCGCGGCGAGCGTCCTGGCGACGCGGCGGCCGACGGCGCCGCAGCCGACGAGCCCGGCGGTGCTGCCGTGGATCTCGATGCCGACGTCGTCGTAGCGGTAGTAGTCGCCGCGCCACTGCCCCGCCATCAGGTCGACGTGCGTCTGCGGGATGCGCCGCACCGCCGCGAGGATCAGCCCGAGGGTGTGCTCGGCGGTGGCGCCGGCGTTGCGTCCGGGCGCGAAGCAGACGGCCACGCCGTGCTCGGTCGCCGCCTCCAGGTTGGCGTTGACGGGCCCGCCGCGGCTGATCCCGAAGAGCCGCAGGTCCGGTGAGGCCTCCAGGATCCGCCGGGTCAGCGGGGCCATCTGGGTGACGCAGACCTCGGCGCCGCGCAGCGCCTCGATGAGCTGCTCCTCGGTCCCGGACGCCTCGTCGACCTCGGCGACGCGCCCGAACGGCTCCACCGGCCACGGCAGGGTGACCTCCGAGAACGCCAGGTCGCCGGGCGCCTCGGCGCGCAGAGCGCCGATGAGCAGCTCGTTGCGGACGAAGAGGTCACCGGCCGCGAGCACGCGGGTAGTCATTCATCGCTCCAGTGGGGTGTTGAACTCCAGGAGGGCGGCCTCGCCGTCCCGGAGCCGGATCTCGGTCAGTGCGCAGTTGCCCAGCGACGGGAACCGCCGCCGGTAGTCCTTGAGCGGCACCCCCAGGAGCCGGCACAGCGCGAGCCGGATCGCCGTGGAGTGCGCGACGACCAGCACGCGGGCGCCCTGGTGCAGGCGGGCGATGTCGTCCAGGCACGCGGTGAAACGCCGGGCGGCCGCGGCCGGGTCCTCGCCGCCGGGCAGGTGGGCGGCGACGGGGTCGGCCAGGAACGCGCGCAGCTCCGCGGGGAACTTGCGTTCCATCTCCCCGCGGGTGAGCCCCTCGCCGTGCCCGAAGTCCAGCTCCCGGAGCCGCTCGTCGACGTGCAGCCGCGCGCCGATCGCCGCGGCGGACGGCGCCGCGGTCAGCCGGGACCGCGACAGGTCCGAGCACCACACCGCGTCGGGCCGGGCCGCGTCCGCCCACGCGGCCAGCGTGCGGGCCTGCTCCAGGCCGCGCGGGGTCAGCGCGACGTCGCTGATCCCCGCGTAGCGGTTCTCGGCGTGCCACTCGGTCTCCCCGTGCCGGACGAGGATGAGGCGCGTCATCGGGATGTCCTCTCGCGTGCGTGCGCGGCGGTCTCGGCAGGCAGCCACCCGCGCCGTTCCAGCTCACCGACCAGGCGCAGGTAGGGCGCGTCGAACACGCCGGTCTTCTCCGGACGCGGGTCGATGACCGCCTTGACGGCGACCATCCGCCCGGCGGTCTCGGCGACGTCGCGGCCCGGCGCGGCGGCGAGGACGGCGGCGCCGAGCGCGGGTTCGGCCTGCCGGGGCAGCACGACGGGGCGGCCGAGGATGTCGGCGCGCAGCTGGCACCAGTACCGGCTGCGCGCGGCCCCGCCCGTCAGCGTCAGGTCGCCCCCGGTGGGCGCGCCGAGCAGGTCGAGGTGGTCGAAGCAGAGCCGCTCCAGGTAGCCGACGCCCTGCAGGACGGCGGCGAAGTCGTCGGCCTCGTCGCCCGTCCCGTCCAGCCGGAACCCGCGGGCGTCCGGCGCGAGGAACGGGAACCGCTCCCCCGCCGGGACGAGCGGGTAGGCCAGCGCCGCCGCCGGTTCGCGCCGGGCGGCGCGCCGGTCCAGGTCGGCCAGGTCGCGGCCGGGGAAGTCGCGGGAGATCGCGCCGGCGCCGGTGCTGGACGCGCCGCCGGGCAGCCACCGCCCGTCCGGGGCCCTGTGGGAGTAGACGACGCCGAACGGGTCCTGGACGAGGTCGTCGCTGACGCCCTTGAGGACGAGGGTCGTCCCGAGGACGGAGTTCCACGACCCGACGGTGAGGCGTCCCGTCCCGAGCTGCGCGGCGCACCCGTCGGTGGCGCCCGCGACGACGGTGGTCCCCTCGGGGAGGCCGGTCGCTTCGGCGGCCGCCGCGCAGACCGTCCCGAGCGGCGTGCCGGACCGTTCCAGCGGCGGGAGCAGATCGGCGGGGACGCCCAGCGCGTCGAGGACGTCCGCGGGCCAGGCCTCGGCCACGAGGTCCGCCCCCGTCTTGAGCGCGTTGCTGAGGTCCGCGGCCACCGGGTGTCCGGTCAGCCGCCGGTTGACGAAGTCGGCCTGGTGGGCGAGGCGGGCGCCCGCGCGCGGGTGGTTCTCCAGGAGCCACAGCAGTTTCGGCAGGGCCCAGGCGGGCTGCATGCGCTGGTAGCCGAGGCTGCGCCACACCTCGCCGCCGGCCTCGTTGACCCGCTGGACGTGGTCGGCCGCGCGGGTGTCGTCGTACATGAGCGCCGGGGTCAGCGGCCGCCCGCCGTCGTCGGTGAGCAGGATCGTCCCGGACGTGGCGTCGACGGCGACGGCCTGCACCGCCTGCGCCGGGACGTCGCGCAGCGCCTCCCGGCAGGCGGCGCCGACCGCCGTCCACCAGTCCTCGGGGTCCTGCTCGTGCCGGGGGCCGTCCCGCCGCCCGGTCAGCGCCCGGCTGCCGGCCCCGGCCACGTCTCCCGACGCGGTGACGGCTAGCGCGCGCACGCTCTGCGTCCCCAGGTCGACGCCGACCCACACCGCCTCGTTCTGGTCGGTCACCGGGCGCCGCCGTCCCGGCCGGTGCGGGCACGTGCCGCCGCGAGGGTCGGCCAGGCGGGCGCCGTGGCGGTGCGGATCGTCAAGAAGTCCTCATAGGTCTGGGCGTAGTGGGCGGCCCGGCCCGGGTCGGGCGCGTAGGTGTCGCCGGGTCGGACGTGGGCGTCGGCGGCCTCGCGGGCATCGGCGGCCCGCCCGGTGGCCAGGAGGCCGACGATGAACGCGCCGCGCGCGCCGGCCTCGCTGTCGGCCGACCGGACGACGGGGACCCCGGTGACGTCGGCCAGCATGCCGAGCCAGACGGGGCTGGCCGAGCCGCCGCCGCTGACCCGCAGCTCGGTGGGGCGGGTCTCGGCCGCCATCAGGCAGTCGCGCACGACCAGGCTCAGCCCCTCCAGGACGGCGCGGGCGATCTGCTCGCGCTCGTGGTGGACGGTGAGGCCGTGGAACGCGCCGCGCGCCTGCGGGTCCAGGAACGGCGCGCGTTCGCCCGCGGGCGACAGGTACGGCAGGAAGACCAGGCCGTCGGCGCCCGGCGCCGCCCGCGCCGCCAGCTCGGCGAGCTCCGCGGGCGCGGCGAGGCCGAGCACGCGGCACGCCCAGTCGACGACCTGGCCGCCCGCGAGCGTCGGGAAGGCCCGCAGGTAGCGGCCCGGCAGGCCCATCGCGACCGTGAGGCCGGACGGATCGCCGCTCAGGCGCGGGGCGTCCACGACCGTCTCCGTGCACAGCGTCGTGCCGAGGATCGTGCAGGCCTGGCCGGTGTCGACCGCGCCGACGCCGATCGCGGTGGACGCGATGTCGTAGGGGGCGAGGACGACCGGCAGGCCCTCCGGCAGCCCCAGCTCGTCCGCCGCGTCCCTGGTCAGGGGGGCGGCGCGCCGGTCGTCGCCGCGCAGGTCGGGCAGGAGCCGCCGCGCCCACTCCATGTCGTAGGCGCGGAGCAGGTCGTCCGAGAAGCGGAGCGCGGCGATGTCCAGGAACGGCGCGGACGCGTCCGAGCCGTCCACCGCGATCCGCCCGGTGAGGCGGGAGAAGATCCAGCCGCCGCAGGTGAGGGACGCCGCCGACCGGGCGAGCCGGTCGGGGTCGTGCTCGCGCAGCCAGGTGAGGATCGCGTTCGGCAGGCCCGCGAAGTGCAACGACCCGTTGACGCGGAACGCCCGCTCCAGCACGCCGGAGGCGGCCCAGCGCTCGACGGCCGGGGCGGCGCGGCCGTCGTTCCACAGGATCGCCGGGCCGGTGGGGGCGCCGTCGCCGTCCACCAGCCAGCAGCCGTCGCCCTGCGCGGTGAGCGCCAGGAAGTCGACGTCGCCGCCGACCTGGGCGAGCACCTCCCGGACAGCGTCGGCGACGGCCCGCCACACCGCGCCCATGTCCTGCTCGGCGTGCCCCGGGGCGGGCCGGGCCACCTCGGTGGGACGCCGGGCGACGGCCAGTTCGGCGCCGTCCCCGGCGTACCCCACCGCCTTGATCATCGTGGTGCCCGCGTCGACGCAGACGACCGTCATCGGTTCCCCCGTCCGTTGCGTAGTGGTCCCATCCAACCCGGGCCGGTCAGGCGCGGCCGTGCGAGGCGCGCGAGCGGCGGGCGACCGAGTCCAGCGCCACGGCGAGCAGCAGCACCGCGCCGGTGACCATGAAGCGGTAGGACGAGTCGAGGTTCAGCAGCGTCAGCCCGCTGGAGATCGACTGGATGACCAGGATGCCGAGCAGCGCCGCGAACGCGTTGCCGCGCCCGCCGAACAGGCTCGTCCCGCCGATGACGGCCGCCGCGATCGCGTTCAGGTTGACGTCGCCGCCGCCGCTGCTCTGGTTGGCCGCGGCGAGGCGCGCCGCGGCGAGGATGCCGCCGATCGCGGCGAGCGTGGTGCACATGACGAACGCCGAGGCGTAGACCGTCTTGACGTTGATGCCGGCGCGCCGGGCCGCCTCGACGTTGCCGCCGACGGCGTACACGGACTTGCCGTACTTCGTCCGGGACAGGACGTAGTGCGTCACCAGCACGAGCGCCAGGAACAGGACGAACATCCAGCCGACCCCGCGGTCCCGGTTCAGGTACCAGACCGCCACGCCGAGGCCGACCAGCAGGGCGGCGCTGCGCAGGATGAGCGTGCGCTCCGTCGTCGCGGGCAGGCCCGCCCTGCGGCGCTGGGCCGCCCGGTTGTGGCCCGTCAGGTACAGCCCGGCCGCGCCGACGACGACCAGCGCGTACGCGAACCACGGCGGGAGGAAGTCGAGCTGGGCGAACGTCACCAGCCGCGAGTCGAACGGCAGGTTGATCGATCCCTTGGGCCCGAGGACCCACAGCTGCAGGCCGAGCCAGCCGAGCAGCCCCGCCAGGGTGATCACGAAGCTGGGCACGCCGAGCCGGTTGAACACCTTCGCGTAGAACCAGCCCAGCGCGACGGCCAGGGCCACCGCCGCGGCGATCGCCAGCCAGGACGGCCAGCCGTGGTCGACGAACAGGACCGCGACGACGGCGGCGCTGAGCCCGCTGACCGACCCCACCGACAGGTCGATCTGCCCGACCAGCAGCATGAACATCACGCCGAGCGCGATGACGCCGACCGGCACGCACTCCAGCGCCAGGTTGACCAGGTTCGCGCTGGACAGGAAGACCGGGTTGAGGATCTGCATCACGGTCCAGATCACGACCAGCCCGCCGACCACCGGCGCGACGCCGAGGTCGCCGCCGCGGACCCGGTCGGCGGCCGCCGCCAGCGCGGCGCGCACGCCGCGGTCCCCGGGCTCGCCCGGCAGGCCGGTCTTGGTCTCCGGGGGTGCCATGAGGTCACTCATCGCCCGCTCCCTTCCTCAGGCCGCCCGGTGCGACCCGCTCGGGCCGATCGCCGGCCGGCTCGTCCGCGTCGCCGGCGGCGTCCCGCGCCTGCGCGGTCTCGGTCTTCCCGCCGGCCTCGCCGGGGGCGTCCGCCGCTTCGGGACGGAGCTTGCCGGCGCGGCGGCTCACCACGTTGTCGGTCGCGCCGGTGATGGCGGCGACCAGTTCCTCGGCGGAGGTCGTCCGCGCGTCGAACACCCCGTTGTTGCGGCCGAGGCGCAGCACCGCGACGGTGTCGGCGACGGCCTGCACGTCCGCCATGTTGTGGCTGATCATGAGGACGCCGTGCCCGCGCTCTCTGAGCCGCTCGATCAGGTTGAGCACCTCGGCGGTCTGCGCCACGCCGAGCGCGGCGGTCGGCTCGTCCAGGATGATGACCTTCGGGTCGCCGAGCAGCGACCGGGCGATCGCCACCGTCTGCCGCTGGCCGCCCGACAGCGCCGCGACCGGGACCCCCACCGAGGGGATCTTCGCCGAGAGCTGGGTGAGCAGTTCGCGGGAGCGGACCTCCATCGCGACGTCGTCCAGGCGCAGGGCCCGCATCTCGCGGCCGAGGAACAGGTTCTCGATCACGTTGAGGTTCTCGCAGAGGGCGAGGTCCTGGAAGACGGTCGCGATGCCGAGCTGCTGCGCCGCGGCCGGGGTGGGGATGCTCACCTCCCGCGACTCGAAGGTGATGGTCCCCGCGTCCGGGGCGTGCACGCCGGACAGGACCTTCACCAGGGTGGACTTGCCGGCGCCGTTGTCGCCGACGAGGGCGACGACCTCGCCCGCGGCGACGTCCAGGTCGACGCCGGTGAGCGCGGCGACCGCGCCGAACGACTTGCTGACGCCGCGCAGCGACAGCAGCGGGCCCGCCGCGCCGGCGGCCGGGGTGGGCGTTGGTGACATGACGAACCTCGGGAGATCGCTACTTGAGGCCGAGCTTGGCGCAGGCGGCCGCGTACTCGGCGGTGCAGACCTTGTCGGCCTTGAGGGCGCCGCCCGGGCCGAGCAGGACCTTGCCGATGTTGTCCTGGGTGACGACGGTCGGGGTGAACAGCTCCGACGGCGTGC is a genomic window of Actinomadura citrea containing:
- a CDS encoding FGGY-family carbohydrate kinase, producing the protein MTDQNEAVWVGVDLGTQSVRALAVTASGDVAGAGSRALTGRRDGPRHEQDPEDWWTAVGAACREALRDVPAQAVQAVAVDATSGTILLTDDGGRPLTPALMYDDTRAADHVQRVNEAGGEVWRSLGYQRMQPAWALPKLLWLLENHPRAGARLAHQADFVNRRLTGHPVAADLSNALKTGADLVAEAWPADVLDALGVPADLLPPLERSGTPLGTVCAAAAEATGLPEGTTVVAGATDGCAAQLGTGRLTVGSWNSVLGTTLVLKGVSDDLVQDPFGVVYSHRAPDGRWLPGGASSTGAGAISRDFPGRDLADLDRRAARREPAAALAYPLVPAGERFPFLAPDARGFRLDGTGDEADDFAAVLQGVGYLERLCFDHLDLLGAPTGGDLTLTGGAARSRYWCQLRADILGRPVVLPRQAEPALGAAVLAAAPGRDVAETAGRMVAVKAVIDPRPEKTGVFDAPYLRLVGELERRGWLPAETAAHARERTSR
- a CDS encoding DUF2752 domain-containing protein, yielding MTDEPQPVPLSRGGLVPEVRGGARRRLAARLLRPGGVLILSVAAVSYVAAVDPNEAGHYPTCPFLALTGFQCPGCGSMRTVHALAHGHLQEAFGLNVLTVAMLPVLVFFWLRWARARALDRPVRTKVAHPALIWILFGTILLFWLIRNLPVGSALAA
- a CDS encoding FGGY-family carbohydrate kinase, with product MTVVCVDAGTTMIKAVGYAGDGAELAVARRPTEVARPAPGHAEQDMGAVWRAVADAVREVLAQVGGDVDFLALTAQGDGCWLVDGDGAPTGPAILWNDGRAAPAVERWAASGVLERAFRVNGSLHFAGLPNAILTWLREHDPDRLARSAASLTCGGWIFSRLTGRIAVDGSDASAPFLDIAALRFSDDLLRAYDMEWARRLLPDLRGDDRRAAPLTRDAADELGLPEGLPVVLAPYDIASTAIGVGAVDTGQACTILGTTLCTETVVDAPRLSGDPSGLTVAMGLPGRYLRAFPTLAGGQVVDWACRVLGLAAPAELAELAARAAPGADGLVFLPYLSPAGERAPFLDPQARGAFHGLTVHHEREQIARAVLEGLSLVVRDCLMAAETRPTELRVSGGGSASPVWLGMLADVTGVPVVRSADSEAGARGAFIVGLLATGRAADAREAADAHVRPGDTYAPDPGRAAHYAQTYEDFLTIRTATAPAWPTLAAARARTGRDGGAR
- a CDS encoding metallophosphoesterase family protein, with the protein product MRAVAISDTHAPRRWKSCPPRVAEHLRDADVILHAGDVCVASVLDELAAFAPVHAVLGNNDGPDVAEWGAPERLELDLDGLAVAMVHDSGQARGRTARMRRWFPGADLVVFGHSHIPLDETGDGVRIFNPGSPTDRRRQPHGTLGLLDIDDGRLTGARLVPVT
- a CDS encoding 2-hydroxyacid dehydrogenase; protein product: MTTRVLAAGDLFVRNELLIGALRAEAPGDLAFSEVTLPWPVEPFGRVAEVDEASGTEEQLIEALRGAEVCVTQMAPLTRRILEASPDLRLFGISRGGPVNANLEAATEHGVAVCFAPGRNAGATAEHTLGLILAAVRRIPQTHVDLMAGQWRGDYYRYDDVGIEIHGSTAGLVGCGAVGRRVARTLAALGARVLVHDPYLDDLGDLSGIAELVPLDELLARAQIVSLHARATPQTTGMIGAAQIAAMPPGSIIVNCARGSLLDYEAVCDAAESGHLFAAAFDVFPEEPIPAGSRLLTTPNIIVTPHLAGASKQTAANAARILAADVGRHVRGEPLLHCANPEALEAPRPARP
- a CDS encoding CD225/dispanin family protein: MAYPPAPPPPPTSGAGSPPPNHLAWAIATTILCCLPAGVVSIVYAAQVNSKWSAGDQAGALKSSNNAKTWAIVSAVLGVVVGAIYFVIALMGNSGS
- a CDS encoding crotonase/enoyl-CoA hydratase family protein — translated: MTDRVTVHVHEGVADVRLNRPDKLNALDLAMFEALAQAGDALAADASVRAVVLSGEGRAFCAGLDFAGFAAMAGDGAGRRADDITAREPGRITNLGQQAVHVWRELPQPVIAAVHGHALGGGLQVALGADIRIVAPDARLSVLEIRWGLVPDMTGTAALIRLVGEDVAKELTFTGRRVSGADAVRLGLATRTADDPHSAATELAREIAANSPEAVRGAKRLLNRAADTDLAGQFLEESRTLGALRGSPNQVEAVRAYFDKRPPAFTDPA
- a CDS encoding histidine phosphatase family protein yields the protein MTRLILVRHGETEWHAENRYAGISDVALTPRGLEQARTLAAWADAARPDAVWCSDLSRSRLTAAPSAAAIGARLHVDERLRELDFGHGEGLTRGEMERKFPAELRAFLADPVAAHLPGGEDPAAAARRFTACLDDIARLHQGARVLVVAHSTAIRLALCRLLGVPLKDYRRRFPSLGNCALTEIRLRDGEAALLEFNTPLER